Proteins found in one Sorghum bicolor cultivar BTx623 chromosome 1, Sorghum_bicolor_NCBIv3, whole genome shotgun sequence genomic segment:
- the LOC8078856 gene encoding chaperone protein dnaJ 11, chloroplastic produces MISPRPALSPSFLAFRPGSLSPAASPPPSPRLHHAPPPLSASISSTVAATAAPGHAAAASSFYDVLGLRPGASAREIKAAYRRLALAVHPDAAAAASSAEDFIRVHAAYSTLSDPDKRADYDRRLLLSAAARRRTAALGRSPSFPAHRSRRTWETDQCW; encoded by the coding sequence ATGATCTCCCCGCGCCCCGCGCTCTCCCCCAGCTTCCTCGCCTTCCGGCCGGGCTCCCTCTCCCCggccgcgtcgccgccgccgtccccgcGCCTCCACCACGCGCCGCCGCCCCTCTCCGCCTCCATCTCCTCCACCGTCGCTGCCACCGCGGCGCCGGGCCACGCGGCGGCGGCCAGCTCCTTCTACGACGTCCTCGGCCTCCGCCCCGGGGCCAGTGCGCGGGAGATCAAGGCCGCGTACCGTCGCCTGGCGCTCGCCGTCCAcccggacgccgccgccgccgcctcgtccGCCGAGGACTTCATCCGCGTCCACGCGGCCTACTCCACGCTCTCCGACCCCGACAAGCGCGCCGACTAcgaccgccgcctcctcctctccGCCGCCGCGAGACGGCGCACCGCCGCTCTCGGACGCTCGCCCTCGTTCCCAGCGCACCGTTCCCGCCGGACCTGGGAGACTGACCAGTGCTGGTGA